A single genomic interval of Plodia interpunctella isolate USDA-ARS_2022_Savannah chromosome 16, ilPloInte3.2, whole genome shotgun sequence harbors:
- the LOC128676843 gene encoding protein peste-like isoform X1 — MIKVISMLNDFPRWRWVVAAICTILAVGGLVFALAFSALFEYILQSKLALIPGSRAYNVWRGPTLPLYFEIYFFNWTNPDAFPGEKPHLVQLGPYRFREHREHVNVTWNRAEHTLGYRTFRSWQFDDSSEGSLDDVITTVDVITASAVHHEKPHQNHFEQYMFSLFLKNTFSGHRIHVTRAVRELLFEGYNDWLLTMAQAMPKGPSGIPKVDKFGWFYQLNNSLDTHGYVEVTTGEQSGTLPGQIVRWNHQNHVEYYQGKCSRLEGSAGEFIPRNLTEKSVLTMFFPDLCRTVDMTYMYSGQHRGLDYLKFGMGPSSFDISPTSSQNSCFCNGPCEWGGVMNISACRFNSPSFVSLPHFLHADPRLREQVTGLHPDPEKHSFYLAIEPKLGIPVDVAARIQINILMEPDNGLYINVPKLLFPVFWFQQCVLIDEAIGGELYMVRIIQDWGSTFCLGNALVFTFLALLTCNFCGIRSQKTKTKLTRETENT, encoded by the exons aaATTGGCTCTAATACCTGGCTCGCGGGCTTACAATGTGTGGCGGGGACCCACACTACCTCTCTACTTTGAGATCTACTTCTTCAACTGGACCAACCCTGACGCCTTTCCTGGAGAGAAGCCTCACTTAGTACAACTGG GCCCGTACCGCTTCAGAGAGCACCGCGAGCACGTGAACGTGACGTGGAACCGAGCGGAGCACACCCTGGGCTACCGCACCTTCCGCAGCTGGCAGTTTGACGACTCCAGCGAGGGCAGCCTGGATGACGTCATCACCACCGTCGACGTCATCACTGCT TCGGCCGTCCACCACGAGAAGCCCCATCAGAACCACTTCGAACAGTATATGTTCAGTCTGTTCCTGAAGAACACATTCTCAGGCCATCGGATTCACGTCACCAGGGCAGTCAGGGAACTCCTGTTCGAGGGCTATAACGACTGGCTGCTGACGATGGCTCAGGCCATGCCCAAAGGACCTTCCGGAATACCGAAGGTTGACAAGTTTGGGTGGTTTTATCAG TTAAATAACTCGTTGGACACTCACGGATACGTGGAGGTGACCACAGGTGAACAAAGCGGGACGCTGCCAGGACAGATCGTGAGGTGGAACCACCAGAACCATGTTGAGTATTATCAGGGGAAATGCTCAAGG ttaGAGGGCAGCGCAGGAGAGTTCATACCAAGGAATCTAACAGAAAAATCGGTGCTCACAATGTTTTTCCCAGATCTATGTCGTACAGTGGATATGACATACATGTACAGTGGACAGCATAGAGGTCTGGACTACCTCAAGTTTGGAATGGGCCCGAGCAGTTTCGATATCT CACCAACGTCTTCCCAGAATTCTTGCTTCTGCAATGGACCATGCGAATGGGGCGGTGTTATGAACATCTCTGCATGTAG GTTCAACTCACCAAGTTTTGTCAGTCTGCCGCATTTCCTCCACGCGGACCCACGTCTCCGCGAGCAGGTCACGGGCCTCCACCCTGACCCTGAGAAACATTCCTTCTATTTGGCCATTGAGCCT AAATTGGGCATACCCGTAGATGTGGCCGCCAGGATTCAAATAAACATTCTTATGGAACCAGACAATGG ATTGTACATAAACGTACCAAAACTGCTTTTCCCCGTATTCTGGTTCCAACAATGCGTGTTGATTGACGAAGCGATAGGCGGCGAGCTGTACATGGTACGGATCATCCAAGATTGGGGATCCACATTCTGTCTGGGCAACGCTCTGGTGTTCACCTTCCTCGCCCTGCTGACCTGCAACTTCTGTGGGATACGAAGCCAGAAGACGAAGACCAAACTTACGAGAGAGACGGAGAATACGTGA